A genomic region of Kluyveromyces marxianus DMKU3-1042 DNA, complete genome, chromosome 5 contains the following coding sequences:
- a CDS encoding uncharacterized protein (consist of Fungal transcriptional regulatory protein, N-terminal) codes for MVIRKRSSSGCLLCKKRKKKCDEIKPTCSACRRNFLECAWPDSSKKEKSKNKDTPPTRSESVEFNITLMKLKHRIKYAKNDDLRMEIYVKRGSNKLYQLKNTKLERIKKFPRALPVLPNDIDSPFIKYHDKHIPNDDFWNSTAPLDLELRDFLFVDLPDGLSIPPYELENPTEEQEKRYLEILQKYNNNSIPDDTYFNDVDLESFIFYTSLTGFIPKIGTQHTSPDLTVGATFVPFVSSNPIMKQVFLCCGATYLAWHDFERFQKYSDDYYLASKNLLQEYMETNKQFYKEDWVFASLLLLVIRVKNAFYGTVDDSVGLLAYSYDLISRRYFDYHAINPHERMFVESFIYHYSTSVLYAQDISRLPSPFVIFKELNKALSCPVYNCENVVEWMKNPVLGSCLDTFEIIAKLSYIARMPMPLAKNWLLKVVQLRNLCIQYQHPIPDQRMTDIEWYNFRINSMVGLLTVKVCYLLASKMIDFYTFDPYSSSVRDCVKEILRHFKEIPEKHQIWGILPWTMLVSGCFCTEPEDQHFILQRINQMTEVAHSYAGVKMAKFLHDVWGDTKTDINVIGDVQNNKSIDRKMGNQGVNNINYLFDRKRLLHVDM; via the coding sequence ATGGTGATAAGAAAGAGGAGTTCTAGTGGCTGCTTGCTTtgtaaaaaaagaaagaagaagtgcGATGAGATCAAACCTACATGTTCGGCATGTAGGAGGAATTTCCTTGAATGTGCATGGCCGGATAGCtctaagaaagaaaagagtaaGAATAAGGATACTCCACCGACAAGATCAGAATCAGTGGAATTTAACATTACTTTAATGAAACTAAAACACAGAATCAAATATGCAAAGAATGACGATCTTCGTATGGAAATTTACGTCAAAAGAGGATCTAATAAATTATATCAGttaaaaaatacaaaattAGAGCGTATTAAAAAATTTCCTAGAGCACTGCCTGTGCTACCAAATGACATAGACTCGCCATTTATCAAATATCATGACAAGCATATACCTAACGATGACTTTTGGAATAGTACAGCACCCTTGGATTTAGAACTTCGAGATTTTTTATTCGTTGACCTTCCAGATGGATTGTCAATACCGCCATATGAATTAGAAAATCCCACtgaggaacaagaaaaacgtTATTTGgagattcttcaaaaatacaATAACAATTCGATTCCAGACGACACATATTTCAATGATGTTGATTTAGagtctttcattttttacACAAGTTTGACCGGGTTTATTCCAAAAATTGGAACCCAACATACGTCACCGGATCTTACTGTAGGTGCAACATTTGTGCCATTCGTGAGCTCTAATCCAATTATGAAGCAGGTTTTTTTGTGTTGCGGTGCCACATATCTCGCCTGGCATGATTTCGAACgctttcaaaaatatagTGACGATTATTATTTGGCGTCGAAAAACTTGCTTCAGGAATATAtggaaacaaacaaacaattcTATAAAGAGGATTGGGTATTTGCATCACTTTTACTTCTTGTAATACGTGTCAAGAATGCTTTCTACGGAACTGTGGATGATTCTGTGGGTTTGCTGGCATATTCATATGATCTAATATCTCGCCGCTATTTCGATTACCATGCTATTAATCCTCATGAAAGGATGTTTGTGGAAAGCTTTATTTACCATTATTCCACTTCAGTACTATATGCCCAAGACATTTCCCGTCTTCCGTCGCCATTTGTGATATTCAAAGAGCTAAATAAAGCACTAAGTTGTCCTGTCTATAACTGTGAAAATGTTGTGGAATGGATGAAAAATCCAGTACTTGGATCATGTCTAGATACATTTGAGATCATTGCCAAGTTATCATATATTGCAAGAATGCCAATGCCTTTAGCAAAGAACTGGCTTTTGAAAGTCGTACAACTAAGAAACTTGTGTATTCAGTATCAACATCCGATTCCTGATCAACGGATGACAGATATTGAATGGTATAATTTTCGTATCAATTCAATGGTTGGATTATTGACTGTAAAAGTTTGCTACTTACTTGCATCTAAAATGATAGATTTTTACACTTTTGATCCTTATTCATCTTCAGTAAGAGATTGCGTAAAAGAGATACTTCGAcatttcaaagaaatccCGGAAAAACACCAGATATGGGGAATTCTTCCATGGACCATGCTCGTCTCTGGTTGCTTCTGCACAGAGCCAGAGGATCAGCACTTTATTCTACAGAGAATAAACCAGATGACTGAAGTCGCTCATAGTTACGCTGGCGTAAAAATGGCTAAGTTTCTGCATGACGTTTGGGGTGATACGAAAACAGACATTAATGTCATTGGCGACGTTCAAAATAACAAAAGTATTGATAGAAAGATGGGGAATCAAGGAGTTAACAATATAAACTATCTTTTTGATAGGAAAAGACTTTTACATGTGGATATgtaa
- the BDH2 gene encoding 2,3-butanediol dehydrogenase, protein MRALAYYGTQTVRFTTDLPEPKIEEPDDVLIDVEWCGICGTDLHEVLDGPNFFPEDGKTHEISGKGLPQAIGHEISGIVTHVGADVKTLKPGDHIVIEPTGTCQDRERYNTKGKTCAPCKKGIYNVCEYLGLCGAGVQSGGCAEKVVIGEKHCFKIPKWIPLDVAALIQPLAVCWHAVKLAKVKAGQTALILGGGPIGLGMILALKNYGCTDIVVSEPAHTRQQLASKMGTRTSNPLDFKNNDENIKYLKSLSADGSGFDFCFDCSGIPDTFEAAIQCLTFRGTAVNVAIWGHRSVKCYPMELTLQEKRYMGAMCYTTEDFADVVDSFCEGRIDPKTAECMITSKVVLENGRAGFMKLLHDKEGTIKVLITPKESLVREQNE, encoded by the coding sequence ATGAGAGCTCTCGCTTACTATGGGACTCAAACTGTCCGTTTCACGACCGACTTGCCGGAACCAAAAATCGAAGAACCAGATGATGTCTTGATAGATGTGGAGTGGTGTGGTATTTGTGGTACTGACCTACATGAAGTTCTTGACGGTCCTAATTTTTTTCCCGAAGATGGGAAGACACATGAAATTAGCGGTAAAGGATTACCACAAGCAATAGGTCATGAAATTTCAGGTATAGTCACCCATGTTGGAGCTGACGTCAAGACATTAAAACCTGGCGACCATATTGTCATAGAGCCAACAGGAACATGTCAAGATAGGGAAAGATATAACACAAAGGGTAAAACTTGTGCGCCTTGTAAAAAGGGCATTTATAACGTCTGTGAATATCTCGGCTTATGTGGTGCTGGAGTACAATCTGGGGGATGTGCCGAAAAGGTTGTTATTGGTGAAAAGCACTGTTTcaaaattccaaaatggATTCCCTTGGACGTTGCGGCATTAATTCAGCCGTTGGCAGTCTGTTGGCACGCTGTGAAGCTAGCTAAAGTGAAAGCGGGGCAAACAGCTTTGATTCTTGGCGGCGGCCCTATTGGTCTCGGGATGATCTTAGCCCTTAAAAACTATGGCTGCACTGACATAGTTGTGTCTGAGCCTGCGCACACAAGACAACAACTAGCTAGCAAAATGGGAACTAGAACGTCAAATCCGCTggacttcaaaaacaacgatgaaaatatcaaatacttGAAATCATTGTCGGCCGATGGTAGTGGTTTCGACTTTTGTTTCGACTGCTCTGGTATTCCAGATACTTTCGAAGCAGCTATTCAGTGCCTCACCTTCAGAGGTACAGCGGTAAACGTAGCCATTTGGGGGCATAGATCTGTTAAATGCTACCCAATGGAATTGACattacaagaaaagagataCATGGGTGCGATGTGCTACACCACCGAAGATTTTGCTGACGTTGTAGACTCGTTTTGTGAGGGAAGAATAGACCCAAAAACAGCAGAGTGTATGATAACAAGCAAAGTCGTACTAGAGAACGGAAGAGCTGGTTTTATGAAGTTGCTGCACGATAAAGAAGGAACCATTAAGGTTCTAATTACTCCAAAGGAAAGCCTTGTTCGTGAACAAAACGAGTAA
- the GDH3 gene encoding glutamate dehydrogenase (NADP(+)) GDH3 produces MSSEPYEPEFQQAYTEVVNSLKDSTLFEKKPEYKKVLPVVSVPERIIQFRVTWENDKGEQEVATGYRVQFNSAKGPYKGGLRFHPTVNLSVLKFLGFEQIFKNALTGLSLGGAKGGLCFDPKGKSDAEIRRVCYAFMKELSRYIGQDVDVPAGDIQVGGREIGYLFGAYRHYRNSWEGVLTGKSLNWGGSLIRPEATGYGLIYYTEAMIKYATKGKESFAGKRVVVSGSGNVAQYAALKAIELGATVLSLSDSKGAIVAENGITPEQVYAIQEGRAAWKTLEQIVGEASIFSDSSVKYIAGARPWVHVGHVDVALPCATQNEVSGAEAEHLVANGVKYVAEGSNMGSTQEAIDIFEGARLKTASATAPAVWYAPGKAANMGGVAVSGLEMAQNSSRVQWTRETVDAELKKIMTTCFDDCVATAQEYSNESNTAALPSLVKGANLTGFIRVADAMLDQGDVF; encoded by the coding sequence CCAGAAAGAATCATCCAATTCAGAGTCACCTGGGAAAATGACAAGGGtgaacaagaagttgcTACTGGTTACAGGGTGCAATTCAACTCTGCAAAGGGTCCTTACAAGGGTGGTTTGAGATTCCATCCAACCGTTAACTTGTCAgttttgaagtttttaggttttgaacaaatcttcaaaaatgctTTGACTGGTCTTTCGCTAGGTGGTGCCAAGGGTGGTTTGTGCTTTGACCCAAAGGGCAAATCCGACGCTGAAATTAGAAGAGTGTGTTATGCTTTCATGAAAGAGTTGTCTAGATATATTGGTCAAGACGTCGATGTTCCAGCTGGTGATATCCAAGTTGGTGGTCGTGAAATCGGTTACTTGTTTGGCGCTTACCGTCATTACAGAAACTCTTGGGAGGGTGTATTGACTGGTAAGAGTCTAAACTGGGGTGGTTCTTTGATCAGACCAGAGGCTACCGGTTACGGTTTGATTTACTACACCGAAGCAATGATTAAGTACGCTACTAAGGGCAAAGAATCATTCGCTGGAAAGCGTGTGGTTGTATCTGGTTCCGGTAATGTGGCACAATATGCTGCATTGAAGGCCATTGAATTAGGTGCTACTGTTTTATCTCTATCTGACTCTAAGGGTGCAATTGTTGCTGAAAACGGAATCACTCCAGAACAAGTATACGCCATTCAAGAAGGTAGAGCTGCTTGGAAGACTTTGGAACAGATTGTTGGTGAAGCTTCCATTTTCTCTGACTCATCTGTTAAGTACATTGCCGGTGCTAGACCTTGGGTACACGTTGGTCATGTTGATGTCGCTTTGCCATGTGCTACTCAAAATGAAGTATCTGGTGCTGAAGCTGAGCACCTTGTCGCAAACGGTGTCAAATATGTCGCCGAAGGATCGAACATGGGTTCTACTCAAGAAGCCATTGACATCTTTGAAGGTGCTCGTTTGAAAACTGCCTCTGCTACTGCTCCTGCCGTCTGGTACGCTCCAGGTAAGGCTGCTAATATGGGTGGTGTTGCAGTTTCCGGTTTGGAAATGGCTCAAAACTCCTCCAGAGTTCAATGGACTAGAGAAACTGTTGATgcagaattgaaaaagattatGACTACCTGTTTCGACGACTGTGTCGCCACTGCTCAAGAGTACAGCAACGAATCTAACACTGCAGCTCTACCTTCATTGGTTAAGGGAGCTAACTTGACAGGTTTCATTAGAGTAGCAGATGCCATGTTAGATCAAGGTGACGTGTTCTAA
- the BDH1 gene encoding 2,3-butanediol dehydrogenase — protein MELKAWGGGGGIGVMPSIVYKKMYVGNVTKQGTWFLEEYPYVLELVRTQLHFCVYISIECSSNNLVIMRALAYFGKKDIKFTNDLKEPTIGVDDEVEINVAWCGICGSDLHEYLDGPIFFPEDGKTHDVSGLGLPQAMGHEMSGIVSKVGSKVKNVKPGDRVVVEATGSCLDHYRWEGSAHAKDGNCAACSRGYYNCCAHLGFMGLGVHSGGFAEKVVISERHIVKIPDSLPLDVAALVEPISVSWHAVRISHLQEGQSALVLGAGPIGLATILALQGHGASKIVVSEPAEIRRRQAAKLGVETFNPMEHGDDAVEILKKMAPGGEGFDFAYDCSGVKATFDTGVHAVTFRGMYVNIAIWGHKPIDFRPMDVTLQEKFITGSMCYTVEDFKAVVAAFADGRIEVDKARHLITGKQKIEDGFEKGFDELMNHKEKNIKILLTPNNHGELNAN, from the coding sequence ATGGAACTAAAAGCGtggggggggggggggggaaTAGGAGTCATGCCGAGTATTGTATATAAGAAGATGTATGTAGGAAACGTTACAAAACAAGGTACTTGGTTTCTCGAAGAGTACCCTTATGTCTTGGAATTAGTTCGTACACAGCTTCACTtttgtgtatatatttccATAGAgtgtagtagtaataaCCTTGTAATAATGCGTGCGTTAGCGTATTTCGGTAAGAAAGATATTAAATTTACAAATGATTTAAAGGAGCCTACCATCGGGGTGGACGATGAAGTAGAAATTAACGTTGCTTGGTGTGGTATTTGTGGTAGTGACCTTCACGAATACCTAGATGGTCCAATTTTCTTCCCCGAAGATGGGAAGACCCATGATGTCAGTGGTCTTGGTTTACCTCAGGCTATGGGGCATGAAATGTCCGGTATAGTGTCAAAGGTTGGATCTAAAGTGAAAAACGTCAAGCCTGGTGACCGTGTTGTTGTCGAAGCTACTGGGTCATGTTTAGATCATTACCGTTGGGAGGGTTCTGCTCATGCAAAAGATGGGAATTGCGCTGCTTGTAGTAGAGGATATTACAACTGTTGTGCCCATTTAGGGTTCATGGGTCTTGGTGTGCACAGCGGTGGTTTCGCAGAGAAAGTTGTTATAAGTGAAAGACATATAGTTAAGATTCCAGACTCTTTACCTTTAGACGTTGCAGCATTGGTGGAACCAATTTCAGTGTCTTGGCATGCAGTCAGAATATCGCACTTACAAGAAGGCCAATCTGCGCTCGTGCTAGGTGCGGGTCCTATTGGTTTGGCTACAATCTTGGCGTTACAAGGTCATGGTGCTTCTAAAATCGTCGTTTCAGAACCAGCTGAAATTAGGAGACGCCAGGCAGCAAAATTAGGTGTTGAAACTTTCAATCCAATGGAACACGGTGATGATGCTGTagaaattttgaagaaaatggcGCCAGGAGGTGAAGGGTTTGACTTTGCCTACGATTGCTCAGGTGTCAAAGCAACTTTCGACACCGGTGTTCATGCAGTGACATTCAGAGGTATGTATGTTAACATTGCAATTTGGGGTCACAAACCAATCGATTTCCGACCAATGGATGTCACTTTACAAGAAAAGTTCATTACTGGTTCCATGTGTTACACTGTAGAAGATTTTAAAGCTGTCGTCGCAGCTTTTGCTGATGGAAGAATCGAAGTAGATAAGGCAAGACATTTGATTACCGGTAAGCAAAAAATCGAGGATGGTTTCGAAAAGGGTTTCGATGAATTAATGAATcacaaggaaaagaatattaAGATCCTACTAACACCAAATAATCACGGTGAACTGAATGCTAATTAA